A stretch of Brassica rapa cultivar Chiifu-401-42 chromosome A08, CAAS_Brap_v3.01, whole genome shotgun sequence DNA encodes these proteins:
- the LOC103832953 gene encoding uncharacterized protein LOC103832953 isoform X2: MPSRRRTLLKVIILGDSGVGKTSLMNQYVNKKFSNQYKATIGADFLTKEVHYEDRLFTLQIWDTAGQERFQSLGVAFYRGADCCVLVYDVNSAKSFEDLNNWREEFLIQASPSDPENFPFVVIGNKIDVDGGNSRVVSEKKARAWCASKGNIPYYETSAKEGTNVEDAFMCITKNAMKSGEEEEMYMPDTIDVGTSNPQRSTGCEC, encoded by the exons ATGCCTTCCCGTAGAAGAACTCTCCTCAAAGTCATCATCCTCGGCGATAGCGG GGTGGGGAAGACCTCTTTGATGAATCA ATATGTTAACAAGAAGTTTAGCAACCAGTACAAGGCCACCATTGGTGCCGATTTCTTGACTAAGGAAGTACACTATGAAGACCGCCTCTTCACTTTGCAG ATATGGGACACGGCTGGTCAAGAAAGGTTCCAGAGCCTTGGAGTAGCTTTTTACCGCGGTGCTGATTGCTGTGTACTTGTCTATGATGTCAACTCCGCCAAATCATTTGAGGATCTCAACAACTGGAGGGAAGAGTTTCTGATCCAG GCGAGTCCATCTGATCCAGAGAACTTCCCCTTTGTTGTCATCGGTAACAAAATCGATGTGGACGGTGGAAACAGCCGTGTGGTTTCAGAGAAGAAGGCTCGAGCTTGGTGTGCTTCGAAAGGAAACATCCCATACTATGAAACTTCTGCCAAAGAAGGCACCAACGTTGAAGACGCATTCATGTGTATTACCAAGAATGCAATGAAGAgtggagaagaggaagaaat GTACATGCCCGACACAATTGATGTCGGAACCAGCAATCCACAGAGGTCAACAGGATGTGAATGCTAA